The Staphylococcus carnosus genome has a segment encoding these proteins:
- the murQ gene encoding N-acetylmuramic acid 6-phosphate etherase: protein MDIKKLMTEHRNERTMNLDELSTEDFVTVMNDEDRLVPEAIAHEKKVIANVIDTVIEAFKNGGRLFYIGAGTSGRLGVLDAAECVPTFGVSRDIVIGLIAGGSKATTEAIEGAEDNLKLAEADLKGHLLTEKDVVIGLAASGRTPYVIGGLKYAKAVGAKTAALACVKDSEIGDVADIAIEIEVGPEILTGSTRLKSGTAQKLVLNMISTGAMVGIGKVYENLMVDVKPTNNKLKQRALNIISEIVEVPIEKSEQLFHEARDNVKTAIVMGLHNISYSEATKRLEKADGFIRNT, encoded by the coding sequence ATGGACATTAAAAAATTAATGACAGAACACCGTAATGAAAGGACGATGAACCTAGATGAATTAAGTACAGAAGATTTTGTGACTGTGATGAATGATGAAGATAGACTAGTGCCTGAAGCGATTGCTCATGAAAAGAAAGTAATCGCAAACGTAATTGATACAGTTATAGAGGCTTTTAAAAATGGCGGTCGTCTTTTTTACATCGGCGCAGGTACAAGTGGACGTTTAGGTGTATTGGATGCCGCAGAATGTGTACCGACTTTCGGAGTATCTCGTGATATAGTTATCGGATTAATTGCAGGAGGATCTAAAGCAACGACTGAAGCTATTGAAGGAGCAGAAGATAACCTTAAACTTGCTGAAGCCGACCTTAAAGGACACTTACTGACTGAGAAAGATGTTGTTATTGGTTTAGCAGCCAGTGGCCGTACTCCCTATGTTATCGGAGGATTGAAATACGCGAAAGCAGTAGGTGCCAAAACAGCTGCTTTAGCTTGTGTTAAAGATTCAGAAATCGGCGATGTCGCAGATATTGCAATTGAAATCGAAGTAGGTCCAGAAATTCTGACAGGTTCTACTCGCCTTAAATCAGGAACAGCACAGAAATTAGTTTTAAATATGATTTCTACAGGTGCGATGGTTGGTATTGGAAAAGTTTATGAAAATCTAATGGTTGATGTCAAACCCACAAACAATAAGTTGAAACAACGTGCTTTAAATATTATTTCAGAAATAGTAGAAGTACCGATAGAAAAGAGTGAACAACTTTTTCATGAAGCACGCGACAATGTAAAAACAGCAATTGTTATGGGTCTGCATAATATATCATATTCAGAAGCAACAAAAAGATTGGAAAAGGCAGATGGTTTTATTCGAAACACCTAA
- a CDS encoding MupG family TIM beta-alpha barrel fold protein encodes MQLGFSVYLGEDFDETYIEAMLNKGFRYIFTSLQIPEDDQTQYLERLRQLSILNQSRAKVIADVNGKTFGQLGLSLENPSSIKDAGIDIIRLDEAIDINQLADYVENGNPIMLNASTDAFPILRELNDRGISQENIYVAHNYYPRPNTGLDTAFFQHINERLKGAYPELQIMAFVPGTKLRGPIHRGLPTLEAHRYQHPLASAYDLELMLTDVVCIGDSGINDFMMRQFFHYATENTVWLRTNLDSDSPYLRGFTNKPDVARDVVRAQESRKEFNDEVEARNAVERPQGTITLDNNLYGRYMNELEITRRDLPADAAVNVLGHIEDADLDCIKLIQSGTPFKLFNEKGEEENGH; translated from the coding sequence ATGCAATTAGGATTTTCAGTTTATTTAGGAGAAGATTTTGACGAAACATATATTGAAGCAATGTTGAACAAAGGATTCCGCTATATTTTTACATCATTGCAAATTCCAGAAGATGATCAAACTCAGTATTTAGAGCGTTTAAGACAACTCTCAATTTTAAATCAGTCACGAGCAAAAGTGATTGCTGATGTGAATGGAAAAACTTTTGGACAACTTGGATTATCATTAGAAAATCCTTCTAGTATAAAGGATGCAGGAATAGATATTATTCGATTAGATGAAGCAATAGATATCAATCAACTTGCAGATTATGTCGAAAATGGAAACCCTATCATGCTTAACGCGAGCACAGATGCATTTCCTATTTTACGCGAATTAAATGATAGAGGTATTTCTCAAGAAAATATTTACGTTGCACATAATTATTACCCGAGACCTAACACAGGTTTAGATACTGCCTTTTTCCAACATATTAATGAACGATTGAAAGGCGCATATCCAGAATTACAAATCATGGCATTTGTGCCTGGAACAAAACTTCGTGGTCCGATTCATCGAGGATTACCGACATTAGAAGCGCATCGGTATCAACACCCTTTAGCTTCAGCGTATGACCTGGAACTCATGCTTACAGATGTTGTTTGTATAGGTGATTCCGGTATTAATGATTTTATGATGAGACAATTTTTCCATTATGCAACTGAAAATACGGTGTGGTTGCGTACTAATTTAGACTCAGATAGTCCTTATTTACGAGGTTTTACAAATAAACCAGATGTTGCACGCGATGTGGTGCGTGCACAAGAGTCACGCAAAGAATTTAACGATGAAGTAGAGGCAAGAAATGCTGTGGAACGTCCGCAAGGCACAATTACATTAGACAACAATTTATATGGTCGCTATATGAATGAATTAGAAATCACAAGACGTGATTTACCTGCTGATGCTGCAGTAAATGTATTAGGTCATATTGAAGATGCAGATTTAGACTGTATTAAGCTGATTCAATCAGGTACACCTTTTAAACTTTTTAATGAAAAAGGAGAAGAAGAAAATGGACATTAA
- a CDS encoding AAA family ATPase has translation MKERIIVIGSPGSGKSTFAKQLSQKMNIPAFHLDKLFWKNDNEMVEQEEFVRQIEKIIAENETWVIDGNYRGSLPLRLEKADLVIWLKAPRWKCILNVIKRYFKLLKNEDTGGNPKSLRFEFLKYIWDFPKNHFPSIMEAKAHYSNRVEWIELNGFKEIARFMKENKINH, from the coding sequence ATGAAAGAAAGGATTATAGTTATTGGCAGCCCTGGTTCAGGGAAATCTACATTTGCCAAACAGTTAAGTCAGAAAATGAACATTCCAGCATTCCATTTAGATAAACTTTTTTGGAAAAATGATAATGAAATGGTTGAACAAGAGGAATTTGTAAGACAAATTGAAAAAATAATTGCTGAAAATGAAACTTGGGTTATAGATGGAAATTATAGGGGTTCTTTACCTTTACGGTTAGAAAAAGCAGATCTTGTTATTTGGTTAAAAGCACCACGTTGGAAATGTATTTTGAATGTCATTAAACGTTACTTTAAATTATTGAAAAATGAGGATACTGGCGGCAATCCAAAATCACTGCGTTTTGAATTTTTAAAATACATATGGGATTTTCCAAAGAATCATTTTCCTTCAATCATGGAAGCTAAAGCACATTATTCTAATAGGGTCGAATGGATTGAATTAAATGGTTTTAAAGAAATCGCTCGTTTCATGAAAGAAAATAAAATAAACCACTAA
- the fmdA gene encoding formamidase, giving the protein MPKKLFSVDLNKKMDQQAHPGHNRWHPDIPAVFSVDPGESFRMECLDWTDGQVGNNDDPSDIKYVNLNRVHVLSGPVHVNGVEPGDLLVVDILDIGAFTEREWGFNGIFDKTNGGSFLVDHYPNAQKSIWDFNGIYATSRHVPGVEFVGLIHPGLIGVAPSQEMLDEWNRREKALVATDPNREPVLANLPEEDAVVLGSLKGKDFDRVAKEGARTVPPRENGGNCDIKNLSKGSRIYFPVFVDGAKLSVGDLHFSQGDGEITFCGGIEMPGWIDLRVNVIKNGMEKYQNKQNPTFKPGPVMPNYTDYIVFEGISVDEFSGEQQYLDANTAYRNACLNAIEFLKTRGFTGEQAYMLLGTAPVQGTVAGIVDVPNACCTIAIPREIFNDDIVPSLEPDE; this is encoded by the coding sequence ATGCCTAAGAAGTTATTTAGTGTAGATTTAAATAAAAAAATGGATCAACAAGCGCATCCTGGACACAATCGATGGCATCCGGATATTCCGGCCGTGTTTTCGGTGGACCCGGGAGAGTCTTTCCGAATGGAATGTTTAGATTGGACTGACGGACAAGTCGGAAACAATGATGATCCAAGCGACATCAAATATGTGAATTTGAATCGTGTACATGTTTTAAGCGGTCCAGTTCATGTTAACGGCGTTGAACCTGGAGATTTATTAGTAGTAGATATCTTAGATATCGGCGCTTTTACTGAACGTGAATGGGGATTCAATGGTATTTTTGATAAAACAAACGGTGGCAGTTTCTTAGTCGACCATTATCCAAATGCCCAAAAATCAATTTGGGATTTCAATGGTATCTATGCGACGAGCCGTCATGTACCCGGTGTTGAATTCGTGGGATTAATCCACCCAGGATTAATCGGTGTCGCACCTTCGCAAGAAATGCTAGATGAATGGAATCGTCGTGAAAAAGCTTTAGTTGCTACTGATCCGAATCGGGAACCAGTTTTAGCCAACTTGCCTGAAGAAGATGCAGTAGTGCTCGGTTCATTAAAAGGTAAAGATTTCGATCGTGTAGCTAAAGAAGGCGCTAGGACCGTTCCTCCTAGAGAAAACGGCGGAAATTGCGACATTAAAAACCTTTCGAAAGGTTCTCGTATTTATTTCCCAGTTTTTGTGGATGGAGCCAAGTTGTCAGTCGGAGATTTACATTTTTCACAAGGTGATGGTGAAATTACATTTTGTGGAGGCATAGAAATGCCTGGATGGATTGATTTACGTGTCAACGTGATTAAAAACGGCATGGAAAAATATCAAAACAAACAAAACCCTACTTTCAAACCTGGTCCTGTGATGCCGAATTATACAGACTATATTGTATTTGAAGGTATCTCAGTAGATGAATTCAGTGGCGAACAGCAATATTTAGATGCGAACACTGCGTATCGAAATGCTTGTTTAAATGCCATTGAATTTTTAAAAACACGTGGCTTTACCGGAGAACAGGCTTACATGTTATTAGGTACTGCCCCTGTTCAAGGTACAGTTGCCGGTATTGTAGATGTTCCTAACGCATGTTGTACAATCGCAATTCCGCGTGAAATTTTCAACGATGATATCGTTCCAAGTTTGGAGCCTGATGAGTAA
- a CDS encoding NAD-dependent formate dehydrogenase codes for MKIVALFPEASKSTQLLSKQEALGLPEFLKGTDNELILVSSNEEIDKYVEDMDVVISSPFLPAYITKERIEKAKNLKYAITAGIGSDHVDIEAAAEHGIVVAEVTGSNNESVAEQNVLETLLLLRNYEEGHRQAMEGEWDLPLVGSGAFELQEKKIGIFGFGRIGQLTAQRLKPFNVNIRYNDPFRKEDVEKELGVEYVEFDELVETSDVIIIQSPLTPDTKGKFDASVIDKMQKGTVVVNCARGSIVDTDAITKAVEDGHIRYGGDVWFPQPAPKDHPWRSLKNSGMTVEAQKRIQKGVEEMLTNAMENTPIRPEYVIVDNNKVASQSYLTKKDK; via the coding sequence ATGAAAATTGTAGCATTATTCCCAGAAGCATCAAAATCTACTCAATTATTATCTAAACAAGAAGCTTTAGGTCTACCAGAATTCTTAAAAGGTACTGATAACGAGCTAATCTTGGTTTCTAGTAACGAAGAAATTGATAAATACGTTGAGGATATGGATGTTGTAATTTCTTCTCCATTCTTACCTGCTTATATCACTAAAGAAAGAATCGAAAAAGCTAAAAATCTTAAATATGCAATTACAGCTGGTATCGGTTCTGACCACGTAGATATTGAAGCAGCTGCAGAACACGGCATTGTTGTAGCTGAAGTAACAGGTAGTAACAACGAAAGTGTTGCTGAACAAAACGTTTTAGAAACACTATTATTGCTTAGAAACTATGAAGAAGGCCATAGACAAGCAATGGAAGGCGAATGGGACTTACCATTAGTAGGTTCTGGCGCATTTGAATTACAAGAGAAAAAAATTGGTATCTTCGGATTTGGACGTATTGGTCAATTAACTGCACAACGTTTAAAACCATTTAATGTTAACATCCGTTATAACGATCCATTCAGAAAAGAAGATGTTGAAAAAGAATTAGGCGTTGAATATGTAGAATTTGATGAATTAGTAGAAACTTCTGATGTCATCATTATTCAATCACCACTTACTCCTGATACAAAAGGTAAATTCGATGCAAGTGTTATCGATAAAATGCAAAAAGGTACAGTTGTAGTTAACTGTGCACGTGGTTCAATTGTTGATACAGATGCAATTACTAAAGCTGTTGAAGACGGACATATCAGATATGGTGGCGACGTTTGGTTCCCACAACCAGCACCAAAAGATCACCCTTGGCGTTCACTTAAAAATTCAGGTATGACTGTTGAAGCTCAAAAACGTATTCAAAAAGGTGTAGAAGAAATGCTTACTAACGCTATGGAAAACACACCAATCCGTCCTGAATATGTCATTGTTGATAATAATAAAGTAGCAAGCCAAAGCTACCTAACTAAAAAAGATAAATAA
- a CDS encoding MauE/DoxX family redox-associated membrane protein encodes MKKFLRFLIAELFSAAGIFHFLKPEGFTRIVPEYLPLRKTAVYVTGIFEIIFGILLFWKRPCKWTKCVINAFLLAVFPANIYMARKKLPLGDQEVPKWGLYARLPLQFVLMWFVKKV; translated from the coding sequence ATGAAAAAGTTTTTGAGATTTTTAATTGCCGAATTATTTTCTGCAGCAGGTATTTTTCATTTCCTAAAACCAGAAGGTTTTACGCGAATCGTGCCGGAGTATTTACCGTTGCGTAAAACAGCAGTTTACGTAACAGGTATATTCGAAATTATTTTCGGGATACTTTTATTCTGGAAACGTCCATGCAAGTGGACTAAATGTGTTATCAATGCATTCTTGTTAGCTGTTTTTCCAGCTAATATCTATATGGCACGTAAAAAATTGCCGTTAGGTGATCAAGAAGTTCCGAAATGGGGGCTTTATGCAAGGTTACCCCTTCAATTTGTTTTAATGTGGTTCGTTAAAAAAGTATAA
- a CDS encoding MOSC domain-containing protein — protein sequence MSQIEQLFRGGIQKVGDPNAENPLEQEWSTAAFKNPTDQAVLLTKTGLVGDDVGEKKHHGGPEKALFAYSKSHYEKWTVEYPEVHFKPGLNGENVSVIDMDETSVYIGDIYQIGGATVQVSQPRRPCWKPGRRVRWIEWGRRIQETGRTGWYFRVLKEGPIQQNDIFRLIERPCPEWSIVEMNDVLYHHSDNKEKLLDLLECDYTPISWKEELEKLINGEIVDHTRRLYGPNIAD from the coding sequence GTGAGTCAAATCGAGCAATTATTTAGAGGCGGCATTCAAAAAGTAGGTGATCCGAATGCTGAAAATCCTTTAGAACAAGAATGGTCGACAGCAGCGTTTAAAAATCCGACAGACCAAGCGGTTTTACTAACGAAAACAGGTTTAGTTGGTGATGATGTCGGGGAGAAAAAACATCATGGCGGACCAGAAAAAGCATTATTTGCTTATAGTAAATCGCATTATGAAAAATGGACAGTAGAATATCCGGAAGTTCATTTTAAACCAGGGTTGAATGGAGAGAATGTTTCCGTAATTGATATGGATGAAACTTCTGTTTATATTGGTGACATCTATCAAATCGGAGGAGCGACTGTACAAGTTTCACAACCGCGCAGACCTTGTTGGAAGCCAGGGAGACGTGTGCGTTGGATTGAATGGGGAAGACGTATCCAAGAAACTGGAAGAACTGGATGGTATTTTCGTGTATTAAAGGAAGGACCTATTCAACAAAATGATATCTTTCGTTTAATAGAACGTCCATGTCCAGAATGGTCTATTGTTGAAATGAATGATGTGCTCTATCATCATAGTGATAATAAGGAAAAACTCCTTGATTTGTTGGAATGCGATTATACACCGATTTCATGGAAAGAAGAGCTTGAAAAATTAATAAATGGAGAAATAGTAGATCATACAAGACGTTTATATGGTCCGAATATTGCTGATTAA
- a CDS encoding fructose bisphosphate aldolase — MNQEQFDKIKNGKGFIAALDQSGGSTPKALKDYGVEENEYSNDEEMFNLVHDMRTRIITSPAFNGEKILGAILFEQTMDREVEGKYTGSYLADKGIVPFLKVDKGLAEEADGVQLMKPIPDLDKLLDRANERGIFGTKMRSNILENNKEAIEKVVKQQFEVAKEIIAAGLVPIIEPEVNINAKDKEAIEANLAEAIKAELDNLKKDQYVMLKLTIPTKVNAYSELIEHPQVIRVVALSGGYSRDEANKILKQNDGLIASFSRALVSDLNAQQSDAEFNEKLQEAIDTIFDASVNKA; from the coding sequence ATGAACCAAGAACAATTTGACAAAATTAAAAATGGTAAAGGATTTATCGCAGCATTGGACCAAAGCGGTGGTAGTACTCCGAAAGCGCTAAAAGATTATGGCGTTGAAGAAAATGAATACTCTAACGATGAAGAAATGTTCAACCTTGTACACGATATGCGTACTCGTATCATTACTTCACCTGCATTTAACGGAGAAAAAATCTTAGGTGCGATTCTATTCGAACAAACTATGGACCGTGAAGTTGAGGGCAAATACACAGGTTCATATTTAGCAGATAAAGGTATCGTTCCATTCTTGAAAGTCGACAAAGGTTTGGCTGAAGAAGCTGACGGCGTTCAATTAATGAAACCTATTCCAGACTTAGATAAATTATTAGATCGTGCGAACGAACGTGGTATCTTCGGTACTAAAATGCGTTCTAACATCTTAGAAAATAATAAAGAAGCAATTGAAAAAGTTGTTAAACAACAATTTGAAGTTGCAAAAGAAATCATTGCAGCTGGTCTAGTACCAATTATCGAACCTGAAGTTAACATCAATGCTAAAGACAAAGAAGCTATCGAAGCTAACTTAGCTGAAGCAATCAAAGCTGAATTAGATAACTTGAAAAAAGATCAATATGTAATGTTGAAATTAACTATTCCAACTAAAGTGAATGCTTACAGCGAATTAATTGAACATCCACAAGTAATCCGCGTGGTTGCATTATCTGGTGGTTACAGCCGCGACGAAGCAAACAAAATCTTGAAACAAAATGATGGTTTAATCGCAAGCTTCTCACGTGCATTAGTATCTGACTTAAACGCACAACAATCAGATGCAGAATTCAATGAAAAATTACAAGAAGCTATCGATACAATCTTCGATGCTTCAGTAAACAAAGCTTAA
- a CDS encoding zinc ribbon domain-containing protein: protein MPNYTYACPSHGEFTLNQSMNENHDSAVCPNCKATSNRVFVPFQTYKLDSKLKKKIESGKEPKVVKRDKLPLQQKNNKKPRPWMV, encoded by the coding sequence ATGCCGAATTACACGTACGCATGTCCCAGTCACGGAGAATTTACGTTGAATCAATCTATGAACGAAAATCATGACTCAGCAGTTTGCCCGAACTGTAAAGCAACTTCTAATCGTGTTTTTGTCCCTTTTCAAACCTATAAACTCGATTCTAAGTTAAAAAAGAAAATTGAGTCAGGAAAAGAACCTAAAGTTGTGAAGAGAGACAAACTGCCTTTACAACAAAAAAATAATAAAAAGCCTAGACCATGGATGGTGTAA
- a CDS encoding MurR/RpiR family transcriptional regulator: METEHLIIHIREQMKHLTKNEQHIAQFLLEHPEKVLEMSAQTLGDVTKTSSATVIRCAHKLGFKGFVDLKLSLSRNLPQHEAHNYKEIAQDESPREIKRKLLSRAAYTLETTEVLLEDQALEALVDKLYDVQKIVVFGVGASHIVAEDIYQKFTRAGMEVIQSADAHVLATVLAGYHKKDNVLFIGVSNSGHNQETLRLAHVAHYYGATVAAITSRSDSKLAGEADIVLLHDASSEKSLRLAATSSLIAQLMTVDILFYTYLSKDYQAHVAHLSETKKAVEMYIDSSQ, translated from the coding sequence ATGGAAACAGAACATCTAATTATTCATATTCGAGAGCAGATGAAACATCTTACTAAGAACGAACAACACATTGCACAATTTCTACTAGAGCATCCAGAAAAAGTACTGGAAATGAGTGCACAAACTTTAGGAGATGTGACAAAGACAAGTTCAGCCACAGTTATTCGTTGTGCACATAAACTTGGATTCAAAGGATTTGTCGATTTGAAATTGTCATTATCTCGGAATTTACCACAACATGAAGCGCATAACTATAAAGAAATTGCACAAGATGAGTCGCCTAGAGAAATCAAACGTAAATTATTATCACGGGCTGCTTATACGTTAGAAACGACAGAAGTGTTATTGGAAGATCAAGCATTAGAAGCATTGGTTGATAAATTGTATGATGTGCAAAAAATTGTGGTCTTTGGTGTTGGCGCAAGTCACATTGTTGCTGAAGATATCTATCAAAAATTCACGCGTGCAGGTATGGAAGTGATTCAAAGTGCTGATGCTCATGTATTAGCGACTGTATTGGCAGGGTATCATAAAAAAGATAATGTCTTATTTATTGGTGTTTCTAATTCAGGGCATAATCAGGAGACATTACGTTTAGCACATGTTGCGCATTATTATGGTGCAACCGTAGCAGCAATTACGAGCAGAAGCGATTCGAAATTGGCGGGAGAAGCGGATATCGTGTTATTGCATGACGCCAGTTCTGAAAAGAGTTTACGTTTAGCAGCTACAAGTTCCCTCATTGCTCAATTGATGACGGTTGATATTTTGTTTTATACGTATTTATCCAAAGATTATCAAGCCCATGTCGCACATTTAAGTGAAACTAAAAAAGCAGTAGAAATGTATATCGATTCTTCACAATAA
- a CDS encoding alpha/beta fold hydrolase — MIPGASGVNDSYMDTAEELKSHFTVVLPDRRGYGYSELTEPMPASINQTHDTFRLEKDTEDMAALAKNLSDNAVYIMGTDTGAVVAMRMLEKFPDLIVGAAIHEPLNATVFPNRTELEKEAQKISQAAEIEGIPAAMRIFEYVMKPSQLDMKVLVEDTIAPCAVCSPDTMDSNSAESTKIWMQYELRQYMDYEVDLGQLRKIAHKIAWLKGKASKGSLVYQASDLFARDMDKEASEVAGGHFGYVQEPESFAKDLSSILDK; from the coding sequence ATGATACCAGGTGCAAGTGGCGTTAATGATAGTTACATGGATACAGCAGAGGAACTGAAATCACATTTCACTGTTGTTTTGCCTGATAGAAGAGGATATGGATACAGTGAACTGACAGAACCAATGCCGGCATCGATTAATCAAACGCATGATACGTTCAGACTTGAAAAAGATACTGAGGACATGGCAGCGTTGGCTAAAAACCTAAGTGATAATGCAGTATACATCATGGGAACAGATACCGGAGCAGTTGTTGCCATGCGCATGTTGGAAAAATTCCCAGATTTGATTGTAGGTGCAGCCATACATGAACCTTTAAATGCAACTGTTTTCCCAAATAGAACAGAACTTGAAAAAGAAGCTCAAAAAATTTCTCAAGCTGCAGAAATTGAAGGTATACCTGCGGCGATGCGTATCTTTGAATATGTTATGAAACCATCACAATTAGATATGAAGGTTTTAGTAGAAGATACTATCGCACCATGTGCAGTATGTTCACCAGACACAATGGATTCTAATAGTGCTGAATCTACGAAAATTTGGATGCAATATGAACTACGACAATACATGGATTATGAAGTGGATTTAGGGCAATTACGTAAAATAGCACATAAGATTGCTTGGTTAAAAGGTAAAGCATCTAAAGGATCATTAGTGTATCAAGCTTCAGATTTATTTGCTAGGGACATGGACAAAGAAGCTTCAGAAGTAGCTGGCGGACACTTCGGTTACGTACAAGAACCGGAATCATTCGCAAAAGATTTAAGCAGTATTTTAGATAAATAA
- a CDS encoding PTS transporter subunit EIIC → MSKEERIAREILENVGGKENLERVIHCMTRVRMDIIDYSKVNIEGLKAINGVMGVVEDESLQVIVGPGTVNKVANAMSEMIGVPLGERISHHQNSENTNRPKSDKERVEEEAQLFKSQMNQKKKPSKWRKVLRTIANIFVPLIPAFVGAGLIGGISAVLSNLLVAGKIDGAFWQEMVMVFDIIKNGIFAYLAIYVGINSAKEFGATPGLGGVIGGTTLLTGMTPDKPLHNIFNGDALAAGQGGVIGVIFAVWILAMIEKRLHKVIPNSIDIIVTPTITLLIMGLATIFLIMPVAGVVSEGILAAIKWVLDIGGPFSGFVLGATFLPLVMFGLHQVLTPIHIEMINQDHATFLLPVLAMAGAGQVGAAFALWVKCRKNKKIIRLLKGALPAGILGIGEPLIYGVTLPLGRPFITACIGGGIGGAVIGGIGHIGAVAIGPSGVSLIPLIYDNMYLGYIAGLLAAYAGGFVATYFFGTTKDMTAPQEADEADV, encoded by the coding sequence ATGTCAAAAGAAGAGAGAATTGCCCGGGAAATATTAGAAAATGTGGGTGGAAAAGAAAATTTAGAACGTGTTATTCATTGCATGACTAGAGTACGAATGGATATTATTGATTATTCCAAAGTTAACATCGAAGGGCTGAAAGCGATTAATGGTGTTATGGGTGTCGTTGAAGACGAGTCACTACAAGTTATTGTAGGACCTGGCACAGTTAATAAAGTCGCGAATGCCATGAGTGAGATGATTGGTGTTCCATTAGGAGAACGTATTTCACATCATCAAAATTCAGAAAACACAAACAGACCTAAATCGGATAAAGAACGTGTTGAAGAAGAAGCGCAATTATTTAAAAGTCAGATGAATCAAAAAAAGAAACCATCGAAATGGCGTAAGGTTTTACGCACTATTGCGAATATATTTGTTCCTTTAATTCCAGCATTTGTCGGTGCAGGATTAATCGGCGGTATTAGTGCGGTTCTTTCGAATTTGTTAGTTGCAGGTAAAATTGATGGAGCATTTTGGCAAGAAATGGTCATGGTTTTCGATATTATTAAAAACGGTATATTTGCATATTTAGCAATTTATGTAGGTATTAATTCCGCTAAAGAGTTCGGTGCAACGCCTGGTCTTGGTGGTGTCATTGGTGGTACTACATTACTGACAGGTATGACACCTGACAAACCTTTACACAACATCTTTAACGGTGACGCACTGGCTGCAGGTCAAGGCGGTGTTATTGGTGTTATTTTTGCAGTTTGGATTTTAGCAATGATTGAAAAAAGATTGCATAAAGTTATTCCGAATTCTATTGATATTATCGTAACACCGACGATTACTTTATTAATTATGGGACTAGCGACCATCTTCTTGATAATGCCGGTTGCTGGGGTTGTATCAGAAGGTATTTTAGCAGCAATCAAGTGGGTACTGGATATAGGCGGCCCATTCAGCGGATTTGTGTTAGGTGCGACATTCTTGCCGCTTGTCATGTTTGGTCTGCATCAAGTGTTAACACCGATTCATATTGAAATGATCAACCAAGATCATGCGACGTTTTTATTGCCCGTATTAGCAATGGCAGGGGCTGGACAAGTTGGTGCAGCATTTGCATTGTGGGTAAAATGCCGTAAGAACAAAAAAATCATTCGTCTCTTAAAAGGTGCATTGCCAGCAGGTATTTTAGGAATTGGCGAACCGTTGATTTATGGGGTGACATTACCACTAGGTCGACCGTTTATTACTGCATGTATCGGTGGCGGCATTGGCGGTGCTGTGATTGGCGGTATCGGTCATATCGGTGCTGTAGCAATTGGACCTAGCGGTGTATCATTGATTCCATTGATTTACGATAATATGTATCTCGGTTATATTGCAGGATTACTTGCAGCATATGCGGGCGGATTTGTCGCTACATATTTCTTTGGCACAACAAAAGATATGACAGCGCCGCAAGAAGCTGATGAAGCGGATGTGTAA